One region of Streptomyces sp. CG4 genomic DNA includes:
- a CDS encoding protein phosphatase 2C domain-containing protein: MRTDLVSEPGDANRPNEDFAGVGLPASGQGGCVIVLDGVTPPRSATGCLHSVPWFTARLGGALTELTVSRRDLTLSEILAQAIGRTAEAHAQTCELSHPRTPQATVALARWSADTVEFLVLSDSALLLQGPGGTVTPVLDDRLDRLPRSALATEALVDATLRNKEGGFFTAAADPSVAARAVAGTVPRSEVRALAALTDGATRWTEKFHEGDWRALFEVVAKEGARSLVDRVRELETADREERAYLRRSKTHDDATVVYVEL, from the coding sequence ATGCGAACTGATCTCGTTTCGGAACCCGGTGACGCGAACCGCCCCAACGAGGACTTCGCCGGTGTCGGACTACCCGCCTCCGGACAGGGAGGTTGCGTGATCGTCCTGGACGGAGTGACTCCACCGAGGAGTGCGACGGGGTGTCTGCATTCCGTCCCCTGGTTCACGGCGCGGCTCGGCGGCGCGCTGACCGAACTGACCGTTTCGAGGAGAGATCTGACGCTCTCGGAGATTCTCGCGCAAGCCATCGGCCGCACCGCCGAGGCCCATGCGCAAACCTGTGAACTTTCTCACCCGCGAACCCCTCAGGCAACTGTCGCCCTGGCGCGCTGGTCCGCCGACACGGTCGAGTTTCTGGTGCTGTCCGACTCCGCGCTGCTGCTGCAGGGTCCCGGCGGGACGGTGACCCCGGTCCTGGACGACCGGCTGGACCGGCTGCCGCGCTCCGCGCTCGCCACCGAGGCCCTGGTGGACGCCACGCTGCGCAACAAGGAGGGCGGCTTCTTCACGGCCGCCGCCGATCCCTCGGTGGCCGCCCGTGCGGTCGCCGGCACCGTGCCCCGGAGCGAGGTCCGCGCCCTGGCCGCGCTGACGGACGGCGCGACCCGCTGGACGGAGAAGTTCCACGAGGGCGACTGGCGGGCCCTGTTCGAGGTGGTCGCGAAGGAGGGCGCCCGGTCGCTGGTGGACCGGGTGCGGGAGCTGGAGACGGCGGACCGGGAGGAACGGGCGTACCTGCGGCGCAGCAAGACGCACGACGACGCGACGGTGGTGTACGTCGAGCTGTGA
- a CDS encoding MarR family transcriptional regulator: MHEDGNGDAHCGAHQVTPSGADQEFLALERELTVLLRRARANQGEMAREVHPDLESSAYGLLIRLDECGGQRATELAGYIGVGKATMSRQLRALEELGLIAREPDPADGRAWLVTLTDEGRGRVGKVREARRARYVSQLAHWDRREVAELARLLHQLNGVMEK; encoded by the coding sequence GTGCACGAGGATGGAAACGGCGACGCACACTGCGGCGCCCACCAGGTGACGCCCAGTGGCGCAGACCAGGAATTCCTGGCGCTGGAACGGGAGTTGACCGTGTTGCTGCGGCGGGCCCGGGCCAACCAGGGCGAGATGGCCCGCGAGGTCCATCCCGACCTGGAGTCCTCCGCCTACGGCCTGCTCATCCGGCTGGACGAGTGCGGCGGCCAGCGGGCCACGGAACTCGCCGGCTACATCGGCGTGGGCAAGGCCACCATGTCCCGCCAGCTGCGGGCCCTGGAGGAGCTGGGCCTGATCGCCCGCGAACCCGACCCCGCCGACGGCCGGGCCTGGCTCGTCACCCTGACCGACGAGGGACGCGGCCGGGTCGGCAAGGTCCGCGAGGCGCGCCGCGCCCGCTACGTCAGCCAGCTCGCCCACTGGGACCGCAGAGAGGTGGCCGAACTGGCCCGGCTGCTGCACCAGTTGAACGGCGTCATGGAGAAGTAG
- a CDS encoding lysozyme — MSVHRPGSDRPVRPRPLAVLVTTLLTALSLTLPLTAARAATTPSRGSAHMGMGVLAHDGGHGSPAPAAVAQTEGVDVSAYQGNVAWPALWSSGVRWAYTKATEGTYYTNPYFAQQYNGSYDVGMIRGSYHFATPDTTSGAAQASYFVSHGGGWSKDGKTLPGALDIEWNPYGAACYGRTASQLVGWIADFITTYKSLTGRYPVIYTATSWWTQCTGNYGGFAANSPLWIARYASDPGTLPAGWPYYTMWQYTSSGPAVGDHDTFNGAIDRVQALANG, encoded by the coding sequence ATGTCCGTGCACAGACCCGGCTCCGACCGTCCCGTCCGCCCCCGCCCCCTCGCCGTCCTCGTCACAACGCTGCTCACGGCACTCTCCCTCACTCTTCCCCTCACCGCGGCCCGTGCTGCGACCACTCCCAGCCGCGGCTCCGCCCACATGGGCATGGGCGTCCTCGCGCACGACGGCGGCCACGGCTCCCCCGCGCCCGCTGCCGTCGCCCAGACCGAGGGCGTGGACGTCTCCGCCTACCAGGGCAACGTCGCCTGGCCGGCCCTGTGGAGCAGCGGGGTGCGCTGGGCCTACACCAAGGCCACGGAGGGCACGTACTACACGAACCCGTACTTCGCCCAGCAGTACAACGGCTCCTACGACGTGGGCATGATCCGTGGCTCCTACCACTTCGCGACCCCGGACACCACCAGCGGCGCCGCCCAGGCGAGCTATTTCGTCAGCCACGGCGGCGGCTGGTCCAAGGACGGCAAGACCCTGCCGGGCGCGCTCGACATCGAGTGGAACCCGTACGGGGCGGCCTGTTACGGCAGGACCGCGAGCCAGCTGGTCGGCTGGATCGCCGACTTCATCACCACCTACAAGTCGCTGACCGGCCGCTACCCCGTGATCTACACGGCGACCAGCTGGTGGACGCAGTGCACCGGGAACTACGGCGGCTTCGCGGCGAACAGCCCGCTGTGGATCGCCCGCTACGCCTCGGACCCGGGGACGCTGCCGGCCGGCTGGCCGTACTACACGATGTGGCAGTACACCTCGTCCGGCCCGGCCGTCGGCGACCACGACACGTTCAACGGCGCGATCGACCGGGTGCAGGCGCTGGCGAACGGGTAG
- a CDS encoding SpoIIE family protein phosphatase: protein MERQSTYTATATIDEHGILTSWSEGAERLLGYDSPAVVGRPATALLAADGSTARRIVAGRERWNGTVPLRHRDGRLLELGVLAHRRTSAAGVTDWLVVSAVTARQQPPRGEPLEEWTFLQSPFPLAIFDADLRLVRANRRMEHALALPEAAVRGLRLPHIVPGVASEEADRSMRQALESGRPQEAQARLGPQFGRTAVLTPLKDAGGRVHAVCLSAQVPGPDSAGRSRPSGEIGVRAGTAADQARAAQELGEVTVPRLADVMAVDLLDSPRDTDEDSAPGPGPVVLRRAALRVVPDDAGPAYGTGVGEAIVCPADSPPAQCLAAGRPLLYETTDPVVTEWAAADPGAAWLRASGARAVLAVPLLVQDSALGVALFGRRPGRGDFDPEDLRLAQEFTARAAAGIRQALPHRPKGEGGAPAYPRARTTTMALQQSLLPHTLPDQAALEIATRYLPAATRAGVGGDWFDVIPLSGARVALVVGDVVGHGIRASATMGRLRTAVRTLADVDLPADELLTHLDDLVLRLAADEGSTDPAAETAGGIGTTCLYAVYDPVSRHCTLARAGHPPPAAVSPEGAVRFLDVPAGPPLGLGGLPFEAVETELPEGSLLVLYTNGLFEAREHDIDEALDKMFAALGRPAKSLDALCDRVLTALLSHRPDDDIALLVARTRVLHEDRVAAWELRHDPTDVYRARHLVRDQLTVWGLEEATFPTELMVSELVTNAIRYGRPPIQLRLIHQDSTLLCEVYDSSGTTPHMRRARIFDEGGRGLLLVAQLAERWGTRHDRVGKTVWAEQSLSGATG, encoded by the coding sequence ATGGAGCGACAGTCGACATACACGGCCACGGCCACCATCGATGAGCACGGCATCCTCACGAGCTGGAGCGAAGGCGCGGAGCGGCTGCTCGGCTACGACTCCCCGGCCGTCGTCGGCCGGCCCGCGACCGCGCTGCTCGCCGCCGACGGCTCCACGGCCCGGCGGATCGTCGCCGGGCGCGAACGCTGGAACGGCACGGTCCCGCTGCGGCACCGCGACGGCCGGCTGCTGGAGCTGGGCGTGCTCGCGCACCGCCGGACGTCGGCCGCGGGGGTCACCGACTGGCTCGTGGTGAGCGCCGTGACGGCCCGGCAGCAGCCGCCGCGCGGCGAACCGCTGGAGGAGTGGACCTTCCTGCAGTCCCCCTTCCCGCTGGCCATCTTCGACGCCGATCTGCGGCTCGTCCGCGCCAACCGCCGGATGGAGCACGCCCTCGCGCTGCCCGAGGCCGCCGTCCGCGGACTGCGGCTGCCGCACATCGTGCCCGGCGTCGCGAGCGAGGAGGCCGACCGGTCGATGCGGCAGGCGCTGGAGTCCGGCCGGCCGCAGGAGGCCCAGGCCCGGCTCGGCCCCCAGTTCGGCCGTACCGCCGTGCTCACCCCGCTGAAGGACGCCGGCGGCCGGGTGCACGCCGTCTGCCTGTCCGCGCAGGTGCCCGGCCCGGACTCGGCCGGCCGCTCCCGCCCCTCGGGCGAGATCGGGGTGCGCGCCGGCACGGCGGCGGACCAGGCCCGCGCCGCGCAGGAACTCGGCGAGGTCACGGTCCCCCGGCTCGCCGACGTCATGGCGGTCGACCTGCTCGACTCCCCGCGCGACACGGACGAGGACTCCGCCCCCGGACCCGGCCCGGTCGTCCTGCGCCGCGCCGCGCTGCGCGTCGTCCCGGACGACGCCGGACCCGCCTACGGCACCGGCGTCGGCGAGGCGATCGTCTGCCCGGCCGACTCCCCGCCGGCCCAGTGCCTGGCGGCGGGCCGGCCGCTGCTGTACGAGACGACGGACCCGGTCGTCACCGAGTGGGCGGCGGCGGATCCGGGCGCAGCCTGGCTGCGCGCCTCCGGAGCGCGCGCCGTCCTGGCCGTACCGCTGCTCGTCCAGGACAGCGCGCTCGGCGTGGCGCTCTTCGGCCGGCGCCCCGGCCGGGGGGACTTCGACCCGGAGGACCTGCGGCTGGCGCAGGAGTTCACGGCCAGGGCGGCCGCCGGCATCCGGCAGGCCCTCCCGCACCGCCCGAAAGGCGAGGGAGGCGCCCCCGCCTACCCGCGGGCCCGCACCACCACCATGGCGCTGCAGCAGAGCCTGCTCCCGCACACGCTGCCCGACCAGGCGGCCCTGGAGATCGCCACCCGCTATCTGCCGGCCGCGACCCGGGCCGGGGTGGGCGGCGACTGGTTCGACGTGATCCCGCTGTCCGGGGCGCGGGTGGCGCTCGTCGTGGGCGACGTGGTGGGCCACGGCATCCGCGCCTCGGCCACCATGGGCCGGCTGCGCACCGCCGTACGCACCCTGGCCGACGTCGATCTGCCGGCCGACGAGCTCCTCACCCACCTCGACGACCTGGTGCTGCGGCTCGCCGCCGACGAGGGCAGCACGGACCCGGCCGCCGAGACCGCCGGCGGCATCGGCACCACCTGTCTGTACGCGGTCTACGACCCGGTCTCGCGCCACTGCACCCTGGCCCGGGCCGGTCATCCGCCGCCCGCCGCGGTCAGCCCGGAGGGCGCCGTGCGCTTCCTGGACGTGCCGGCGGGGCCGCCGCTCGGGCTCGGCGGGCTGCCCTTCGAGGCCGTCGAGACCGAACTGCCCGAGGGCAGCCTGCTCGTCCTCTACACCAACGGGCTGTTCGAGGCCCGTGAGCACGACATCGACGAGGCGCTGGACAAGATGTTCGCGGCGCTCGGCCGGCCCGCGAAGTCGCTGGACGCGCTCTGCGACCGTGTCCTCACCGCGCTGCTGAGCCACCGCCCGGACGACGACATCGCCCTGCTCGTCGCCCGCACCCGTGTCCTGCACGAGGACCGGGTGGCCGCCTGGGAGCTGCGGCACGACCCCACGGACGTCTACCGGGCCCGCCATCTGGTCCGCGACCAGCTGACCGTGTGGGGCCTGGAGGAGGCCACCTTCCCCACCGAACTGATGGTCAGCGAGCTGGTCACCAACGCCATCCGCTACGGCCGTCCGCCCATCCAGCTCCGGCTGATCCACCAGGACTCGACCCTGCTCTGCGAGGTGTACGACTCCAGCGGCACCACCCCGCACATGCGGCGCGCCCGCATCTTCGACGAGGGCGGCCGGGGCCTGCTGCTGGTCGCCCAGCTGGCCGAGCGCTGGGGCACCCGGCACGACCGGGTCGGCAAGACGGTGTGGGCGGAGCAGTCGCTCTCCGGGGCCACCGGGTGA
- a CDS encoding serine/threonine-protein kinase translates to MSWPPRSPSGLIGAEIAGYKVQRELGRGGMAVVYQAKDLRLGRTVALKLLAPEYTRNDAFRRRFAQESRVAAAIDHPNIVPVFEAGEADGILYIAMCYVAGLDLRALIDQEGSLPVAAALRIAAQLASALDAAHARELVHRDVKPANVMVAKGVDSDHPEHVYLTDFGLAKKSLSLTGFTTAGEFVGTLDYVAPERITGRPVDGRSDLYSLACVVHEMLAGAPPFRREDQLELLWAHQYDPPPALSAERPDIPAAADEVLGRALAKAPGDRYDSCLEFVAALREVAAAPVSRRRTPTVVDRVPPPDPPAWARPFLA, encoded by the coding sequence GTGAGTTGGCCCCCCAGGAGCCCCTCCGGGCTGATCGGGGCCGAGATAGCGGGCTACAAGGTGCAACGCGAACTCGGCCGCGGTGGCATGGCCGTCGTCTACCAGGCCAAGGACCTGCGGCTGGGGCGGACGGTCGCGCTCAAGCTGCTCGCCCCCGAGTACACCCGCAACGACGCCTTCCGCCGCCGTTTCGCCCAGGAGTCGCGGGTGGCGGCCGCCATCGACCATCCCAACATCGTCCCCGTCTTCGAGGCCGGCGAGGCGGACGGGATCCTCTACATCGCCATGTGCTACGTCGCGGGCCTGGACCTGCGTGCGCTGATCGACCAGGAGGGCTCGCTGCCGGTCGCGGCCGCGCTGCGCATCGCGGCCCAGCTGGCGTCCGCCCTGGACGCGGCGCATGCGCGCGAGCTGGTGCACCGGGACGTCAAACCGGCCAACGTCATGGTCGCCAAGGGCGTCGACAGCGACCACCCCGAGCACGTCTACCTCACCGACTTCGGGCTGGCCAAGAAGTCGCTGTCGCTCACCGGGTTCACCACCGCGGGCGAGTTCGTCGGCACCCTCGACTATGTGGCGCCCGAGCGGATCACCGGGCGCCCGGTGGACGGCCGGTCCGATCTGTACAGCCTGGCCTGTGTGGTCCACGAGATGCTCGCGGGCGCCCCGCCCTTCCGGCGGGAGGACCAGCTCGAACTGCTCTGGGCCCACCAGTACGACCCGCCGCCCGCCCTCAGCGCGGAGCGGCCGGACATCCCGGCGGCCGCCGACGAGGTCCTCGGCCGCGCCCTGGCGAAGGCCCCGGGCGACCGCTACGACTCCTGCCTGGAGTTCGTGGCCGCCCTGCGCGAGGTGGCCGCCGCCCCCGTCTCCCGCCGCCGTACGCCGACCGTGGTGGACCGCGTGCCGCCACCGGATCCGCCCGCCTGGGCCCGGCCGTTCCTCGCCTGA
- the lon gene encoding endopeptidase La: MATESTAFTLVLPVLPLDDEVVLPGMVVPLDLSDADVRAAVEAAQAAARSEPGKPRVLLVPRIDGTYAKTGVLGTVEQVGRLADGDPGALIRGRSRVRIGAGTTGPGAALWVEGARIDESVPDPLPGQVADLVKEYKALATTWLKKRGAWQVVDRVQAIEGVSALADNSGYSPFLTTEQKVELLETADPVARLGLATRQLREHLAEQDVAETIAKDVQEGVDKQQREFLLRRQLEAVRKELRELNGEQDGEESDDYRARVEAADLPDKVREAALKEVDKLERSSDQSPEGSWIRTWLDTVLEMPWNERTEDVYDIQGAKAILDAEHAGLEDVKARITEYLAVRKRRGDRGLGVIGGRRGGAVLALVGPPGVGKTSLGESVAHAMGRKFVRVALGGVRDEAEIRGHRRTYVGALPGRIVRAVKEAGSMNPVVLLDEIDKVGSDYRGDPAAALLEVLDPAQNHTFRDHYLEVELDLSDVVFLATANVLEAIPEALADRMEIVRLDGYTEDEKVVIARDHLLPRQLERAGLGEDEVTIDEGALRKLAGEYTREAGVRTLERSIARLLRKVAAQHELGERELPFTVRDQDLRGLIGRPHHVPESAQDPAERRTSVPGVATGLAVTGAGGDVLFVEASLADPETGAAGLTLTGQLGDVMKESAQIALSFLRSHGAELELPVGDLKDRGAHIHFPAGAVPKDGPSAGITMTTALASLLSGRLVRTDVAMTGEVSLTGRVLPIGGVKQKLLAAQRAGVTTVIIPKRNEPDLDDVPAEVLDKLDVHTVTDVRQVLELALAPATNGAAPQIPVAA, translated from the coding sequence ATGGCTACTGAGTCCACGGCGTTCACGCTCGTACTGCCCGTGCTGCCGCTCGACGACGAGGTCGTGCTGCCCGGCATGGTGGTTCCGCTGGACCTGAGCGATGCCGACGTACGCGCCGCGGTGGAGGCCGCACAGGCCGCCGCCCGGTCGGAGCCGGGCAAGCCCAGGGTGCTGCTGGTGCCACGCATCGACGGCACGTACGCCAAGACCGGTGTGCTGGGCACGGTCGAGCAGGTCGGCCGGCTGGCCGACGGTGACCCGGGGGCTCTGATCCGCGGCCGGAGCCGGGTGCGGATCGGCGCCGGCACCACCGGTCCCGGCGCGGCCCTGTGGGTCGAGGGCGCGCGCATCGACGAGAGCGTGCCGGACCCGCTGCCGGGCCAGGTCGCGGACCTCGTCAAGGAGTACAAGGCGCTCGCCACCACCTGGTTGAAGAAGCGCGGCGCCTGGCAGGTCGTGGACCGCGTCCAGGCCATCGAGGGAGTCTCCGCGCTCGCCGACAACTCCGGATACTCGCCGTTCCTCACCACCGAGCAGAAGGTGGAACTGCTGGAGACCGCCGACCCGGTGGCCCGGCTGGGGCTCGCCACGCGGCAGCTCCGCGAGCACCTCGCCGAGCAGGACGTGGCCGAGACCATCGCCAAGGACGTCCAGGAGGGCGTCGACAAGCAGCAGCGCGAGTTCCTGCTCCGCCGCCAGCTGGAGGCCGTCCGCAAGGAACTGCGCGAGCTGAACGGCGAGCAGGACGGCGAGGAGTCCGACGACTACCGCGCCCGCGTGGAGGCCGCCGACCTGCCGGACAAGGTCCGCGAGGCCGCGCTCAAGGAGGTCGACAAGCTGGAGCGGTCCAGCGACCAGTCCCCGGAGGGCTCCTGGATCCGCACCTGGCTGGACACGGTGCTCGAAATGCCGTGGAACGAGCGGACCGAGGACGTGTACGACATCCAGGGCGCCAAGGCGATCCTGGACGCCGAGCACGCCGGCCTGGAGGACGTGAAGGCGCGCATCACCGAGTACCTCGCGGTGCGCAAGCGCCGTGGCGACCGTGGCCTGGGCGTCATCGGCGGCCGGCGCGGCGGTGCCGTCCTGGCCCTCGTCGGCCCGCCCGGCGTCGGCAAGACCTCGCTCGGCGAGTCCGTCGCGCACGCGATGGGCCGCAAGTTCGTCCGTGTCGCCCTCGGCGGCGTCCGGGACGAGGCCGAGATCCGCGGCCACCGCCGTACGTACGTCGGTGCGCTGCCCGGCCGGATCGTGCGGGCCGTCAAGGAGGCCGGGTCGATGAACCCGGTGGTCCTGCTGGACGAGATCGACAAGGTGGGCTCGGACTACCGGGGCGACCCGGCCGCCGCCCTGCTCGAAGTCCTGGACCCGGCGCAGAACCACACCTTCCGGGACCACTACCTGGAGGTCGAACTCGACCTGTCGGACGTGGTCTTCCTGGCCACGGCCAACGTCCTGGAGGCCATCCCGGAGGCGCTCGCCGACCGGATGGAGATCGTCCGGCTGGACGGCTACACCGAGGACGAGAAGGTCGTCATCGCCCGCGACCACCTGCTCCCGCGCCAGCTGGAGCGGGCGGGACTCGGCGAGGACGAGGTCACCATCGACGAGGGCGCGCTGCGCAAGCTCGCCGGCGAGTACACCCGCGAGGCGGGCGTGCGCACCCTGGAGCGGTCCATCGCCCGCCTGCTCCGCAAGGTCGCGGCCCAGCACGAACTCGGCGAGCGGGAGCTGCCGTTCACCGTCCGGGACCAGGATCTGCGCGGCCTGATCGGGCGCCCGCACCATGTGCCCGAGTCCGCCCAGGACCCGGCCGAGCGGCGTACGTCCGTCCCCGGTGTGGCGACCGGCCTCGCGGTCACCGGAGCCGGCGGCGACGTCCTCTTCGTCGAGGCGTCCCTGGCCGACCCGGAGACGGGCGCGGCGGGGCTGACCCTCACCGGTCAGCTCGGCGACGTGATGAAGGAGTCGGCACAGATCGCGCTGAGCTTCCTGCGCAGCCACGGCGCCGAACTGGAGCTGCCGGTCGGCGACTTGAAGGACCGGGGTGCGCACATCCACTTCCCGGCGGGCGCGGTCCCGAAGGACGGCCCGAGCGCCGGCATCACGATGACCACGGCGCTCGCGTCGCTGCTCTCCGGCCGCCTGGTGCGCACGGACGTGGCGATGACCGGCGAGGTCTCGCTGACCGGCCGCGTCCTGCCCATCGGCGGGGTGAAGCAGAAGCTGCTCGCCGCCCAGCGTGCCGGGGTGACCACCGTGATCATTCCCAAGCGCAACGAACCCGACCTGGACGACGTCCCGGCCGAGGTGCTGGACAAGCTCGACGTCCACACCGTGACCGACGTCCGCCAGGTCCTGGAGCTGGCGCTCGCCCCCGCGACGAACGGGGCGGCGCCGCAGATTCCGGTCGCGGCGTGA
- a CDS encoding rhomboid-like protein codes for MERTVTGPAAAATPPLGGLPMSDGTAVVPAPVLADLLDGMPRQRHATAPAPVPVADLVVVPVSVSVPAPVSVGARQAVRIPRVWRLLPTPVGTPFTFVYMAVLAVTSVIAAVAAPTLMDALYQASSTDVAHLVRSPVVVLLASALWIAGGILSPYSLAFVLVLTALERRIGGARTACVFLAGHVLATLATEIPVGLAVLFGHLPTTSLHRLDYGISFGVAASIGSLCGILRPWLGWPVLGLMGSLLVSDLIEFADPMTDWGHLIALTIGVSTWPLVRRWAQPASA; via the coding sequence GTGGAACGGACCGTGACGGGCCCAGCGGCGGCCGCGACGCCACCCCTGGGGGGCCTGCCCATGTCCGACGGCACCGCCGTCGTCCCGGCCCCCGTGCTCGCCGATCTGCTGGACGGCATGCCGCGCCAGCGGCACGCCACGGCGCCCGCTCCCGTCCCCGTTGCGGACCTCGTCGTCGTCCCGGTCTCCGTCTCCGTCCCCGCCCCCGTCTCCGTCGGGGCGCGCCAGGCCGTACGGATCCCGCGCGTCTGGCGGCTGCTGCCCACTCCGGTCGGCACCCCGTTCACCTTCGTCTACATGGCCGTCCTGGCCGTCACCTCGGTGATCGCGGCCGTGGCGGCCCCCACTCTGATGGACGCCCTCTACCAGGCCTCCAGCACGGACGTGGCCCACCTGGTGCGCTCCCCCGTGGTGGTGCTGCTGGCGAGTGCGCTGTGGATCGCGGGCGGCATCCTGTCGCCGTACTCGCTCGCGTTCGTGCTGGTGCTCACCGCGCTGGAGCGGCGCATAGGCGGCGCGCGGACCGCCTGCGTCTTCCTGGCGGGCCACGTCCTGGCCACCCTCGCCACCGAGATCCCCGTGGGCCTGGCCGTCCTGTTCGGCCACCTCCCCACCACCTCACTGCACCGCCTCGACTACGGCATCAGCTTCGGCGTGGCCGCCAGCATCGGCTCCCTGTGCGGCATCCTCCGCCCCTGGCTCGGCTGGCCCGTCCTCGGCCTGATGGGCTCGCTGCTCGTGAGCGACCTGATCGAGTTCGCGGACCCGATGACGGACTGGGGCCACCTCATCGCCTTGACGATCGGCGTGTCGACCTGGCCTCTGGTCCGCCGCTGGGCGCAGCCGGCCTCGGCCTGA
- a CDS encoding spermidine synthase: MTAVYDSPEVLDRRDGPYGEVVLRRHGVLLQIIANGCFLMDTSDGRSERLLVDAAYDALDGRPEPTVLIGGLGVGFSLAHAAADPRWGRITVVEREPAVVGWHRDGPLAEVSAAALGDPRTDVVEGDLVAFIRETCDTFDAICLDIDNGPGWTVTDDNHTLYSPAGLAACAKVLRPGGVLAVWSAEPSPEFEGTLRNAGFRQVRTEEVPVARGVPDAVHLGVRPG, from the coding sequence ATGACTGCCGTGTACGACTCCCCCGAGGTCCTCGACCGGCGCGACGGCCCCTATGGCGAGGTGGTGCTGCGCCGACACGGAGTGCTCTTGCAGATCATCGCCAACGGCTGTTTCCTGATGGACACCTCCGACGGCCGCTCGGAACGGCTGCTGGTCGACGCCGCGTACGACGCGCTGGACGGCCGCCCGGAGCCGACCGTGCTGATCGGCGGCCTGGGCGTGGGATTCTCACTCGCACATGCCGCGGCCGACCCCAGGTGGGGGCGGATCACCGTGGTCGAGCGGGAGCCGGCCGTCGTCGGCTGGCACCGGGACGGGCCACTGGCCGAGGTGTCCGCCGCCGCGCTCGGCGATCCGCGCACCGACGTCGTGGAAGGCGATCTCGTTGCGTTCATCCGTGAGACTTGCGACACGTTCGACGCGATCTGCCTGGACATCGACAACGGCCCCGGCTGGACGGTCACGGATGACAACCACACGCTGTACTCGCCGGCCGGACTCGCGGCCTGCGCAAAGGTGTTGAGGCCCGGCGGGGTGCTCGCGGTGTGGTCCGCCGAGCCCTCTCCGGAATTTGAAGGAACCTTGCGGAATGCCGGGTTCCGGCAGGTGCGTACCGAAGAGGTGCCCGTTGCCCGGGGCGTTCCGGACGCCGTGCACCTCGGCGTCAGACCTGGATAG
- a CDS encoding response regulator transcription factor, translating into MEQTHTSQSGAATTTPGAQRRVLVVEDDPTIVDAIAARLRAEGFLVQTASDGPAAVDTAEAWQPDLLILDIMLPGFDGLEVCRRVQAQRPVPVLMLTARDDETDMLVGLGVGADDYMTKPFSMRELAARVHVLLRRVERAALAAATPRSGILRLGELEIDHAQRRVRVKSEDVHLTPTEFDLLVCLANTPRAVLSREQLLAEVWDWADASGTRTVDSHIKALRRKIGAERIRTVHGVGYALETPTP; encoded by the coding sequence ATGGAGCAGACACACACCTCCCAGAGCGGCGCGGCGACGACCACCCCGGGCGCACAGCGCCGGGTACTGGTCGTCGAGGACGATCCCACGATCGTCGACGCCATCGCGGCCCGGCTCCGCGCCGAGGGATTTCTCGTACAGACCGCGTCGGACGGCCCGGCCGCCGTCGACACGGCCGAGGCCTGGCAGCCCGACCTGCTGATCCTCGACATCATGCTGCCGGGCTTCGACGGCCTGGAGGTCTGCCGGCGGGTGCAGGCGCAGCGCCCGGTACCGGTGCTGATGCTGACCGCGCGCGACGACGAGACGGACATGCTGGTCGGTCTCGGGGTCGGCGCGGACGACTACATGACCAAGCCGTTCTCGATGCGGGAGCTGGCCGCGCGGGTGCATGTGCTGCTGCGCCGGGTGGAGCGGGCGGCCCTGGCCGCCGCCACGCCGCGCTCGGGCATCCTGCGCCTCGGTGAGCTGGAGATCGACCACGCGCAGCGCCGGGTGCGGGTGAAGTCCGAGGACGTCCACCTGACGCCCACCGAGTTCGATCTGCTGGTGTGCCTGGCGAACACCCCGCGCGCGGTGCTCTCCCGGGAGCAGCTGCTGGCCGAGGTGTGGGACTGGGCGGACGCCTCCGGCACCCGTACGGTCGACAGCCACATCAAGGCGCTGCGCCGGAAGATCGGCGCCGAGCGGATCCGCACCGTGCACGGCGTCGGGTACGCCCTGGAGACGCCTACTCCATGA